A window from Littorina saxatilis isolate snail1 linkage group LG9, US_GU_Lsax_2.0, whole genome shotgun sequence encodes these proteins:
- the LOC138977406 gene encoding uncharacterized protein, whose amino-acid sequence MSGEKDPNTQTPMDTDQEDSDEDQTKCPRCKHIFEPSILQVFFPEVNIEDLLQQGNNNVVKPKKDEFKKLFCALLNCSEGNAVIFHVKDTRILDKYDIAWNNELMQFVPDNSCYHDIFERVILDTHHFRVRVKPRKDSKCVMSTCCFHSSLSLDKGLDNQPSHHKMQRVLENARDGHGYSNEPLKLNLPDDTSFQNGQVVQVGGYPRGIVPFQECMWLQAKRIAQRLQPNDLVGMMWGPKEDNKHDLGKYISAFSKVPRGGIIYFGISEKPEGDTQPKLKSFSSEGVVLDQQNSDQLQQYFKEKINNLLWVRARSQSNNDQSFVGGSVEVFRFPEEPQSRCIIKITVYQFQGVCFFRKEGPESYVLNAEDKPVPVKDWADWAEGSHCEDFVPVDVHFN is encoded by the exons ATGTCAGGAGAGAAAGATCCGAACACCCAAACGCCGATGGATACAGATCAGGAAGACTCAGATGAAGACCAGACAA AGTGTCCTCGATGTAAACATATATTTGAGCCATCTATACTGCAAGTCTTCTTCCCTGAAGTCAACATAGAGGACCTGTTACAACAGGGAAATAACAATGTTGTCAAACCTAAGAAGGATGAATTCAAGAAACTGTTCTGTGCTTTGCTAAATTGCTCAGAAGGAAATGCTGTCATTTTCCACGTTAAGGACACTCGTATCCTTGATAAGTATGACATAGCATGGAACAACGAACTCATGCAGTTTGTTCCTGATAACTCCTGCTACCATGACATATTTGAACGAGTGATACTTGATACACATCACTTCCGTGTTCGCGTGAAGCCGCGTAAAGACTCAAAGTGTGTAATGAGCACGTGTTGCTTCCACTCCAGCCTGTCATTGGACAAGGGATTGGACAATCAGCCCTCTCACCATAAAATGCAGCGTGTTCTGGAAAATGCGAGGGATGGTCATGGCTACTCCAACGAACCACTTAAATTGAACTTACCGGACGATACTTCCTTTCAAAATGGCCAAGTTGTACAAGTAGGAGGCTACCCTAGAGGTATTGTTCCTTTTCAAGAGTGCATGTGGCTCCAGGCAAAACGAATAGCGCAACGACTTCAGCCAAACGATTTAGTGGGCATGATGTGGGGGCCGAAGGAAGATAATAAACACGATCTTGGAAAATACATTTCAGCTTTTTCCAAAGTTCCAAGAGGTGGAATAATCTACTTTGGGATCAGTGAAAAGCCAGAAGGTGATACACAGCCCAAGCTCAAAAGCTTTTCTTCAGAGGGTGTTGTCCTTGATCAACAAAACTCCGACCAACTACAACAGTACTTTAAAGAGAAGATAAACAATCTGCTTTGGGTTCGAGCTCGATCTCAAAGCAATAACGATCAATCTTTCGTAGGTGGAAGTGTTGAAGTTTTCCGTTTTCCTGAAGAGCCTCAAAGTCGCTGCATCATCAAAATAACGGTTTACCAGTTCCAAGGAGTTTGCTTCTTTCGAAAAGAAGGACCTGAGTCGTACGTTTTGAACGCAGAGGACAAGCCTGTTCCAGTTAAGGACTGGGCTGACTGGGCAGAAGGGTCTCACTGTGAGGATTTCGTGCCTGTGGACGTCCATTTTaattga